One Clostridium novyi NT genomic window carries:
- a CDS encoding DUF1284 domain-containing protein, with translation MLNLRAHHLFCIQGYLGNGYSEKFTKNMDKIVEKLKANPNITLKVINKVDDVCKCCPNKLENNLCESQEKVNDLDLKVLEFLKIEPNREYVYEKLVKYIKENLTYDTFYDICKNCGWFTMGYCKSQLFRE, from the coding sequence ATGTTAAATTTAAGAGCACATCATTTATTTTGTATTCAAGGGTATTTAGGAAATGGGTATAGTGAAAAGTTTACTAAAAATATGGATAAGATAGTTGAAAAATTAAAAGCTAATCCAAATATAACTTTGAAAGTTATAAATAAAGTAGATGATGTATGTAAATGTTGTCCGAATAAATTAGAAAACAATTTATGTGAAAGTCAAGAAAAGGTAAACGATCTGGATTTAAAGGTATTGGAGTTTTTAAAAATAGAACCAAACAGGGAATATGTGTATGAGAAATTAGTTAAATATATAAAAGAAAATTTAACATATGATACGTTTTATGATATCTGTAAAAATTGTGGATGGTTTACTATGGGATATTGTAAATCTCAACTGTTTAGGGAATAA
- a CDS encoding biotin transporter BioY produces MKNIFCTKNITIVAMFTAITAVLSQIAIPLPFTTVPITMQVFAIYLSGIILGRKLGFLSQIVYLLLGAIGAPVFAQFAGGMQCLVGPTGGFLIGFPIVAYIIGIIPDKKLSVIKSLALLIASIILLYAMGVIQLSVVAKISLSKVIMIGALPFIPLDIVKIVVAYRIGMKIRAMLQKGNLIKLC; encoded by the coding sequence ATGAAAAATATATTTTGTACTAAAAACATAACTATTGTAGCTATGTTTACAGCCATAACAGCAGTGCTTTCTCAAATAGCAATACCATTACCATTTACTACTGTACCAATTACAATGCAGGTATTTGCAATATATTTATCAGGAATAATATTGGGGCGTAAGCTTGGATTTTTGTCTCAGATAGTGTATTTATTATTAGGAGCTATAGGGGCACCGGTATTTGCACAATTTGCAGGAGGAATGCAATGTCTAGTTGGACCTACAGGAGGGTTCTTAATAGGATTTCCAATAGTAGCTTATATAATAGGTATAATTCCAGATAAAAAACTTTCAGTTATAAAGAGTTTAGCTCTTTTAATAGCATCTATAATTTTATTGTATGCTATGGGCGTTATTCAATTATCTGTAGTAGCTAAAATTTCTTTAAGTAAAGTGATAATGATAGGGGCTTTACCTTTTATACCATTAGATATTGTAAAAATTGTAGTAGCTTATAGAATAGGCATGAAAATAAGAGCAATGCTACAAAAGGGAAATTTGATTAAGTTATGTTAA
- a CDS encoding cation:proton antiporter, protein MESTTVILTEKLLKLLVLVILSGVISAKVSQKIKLPDVVLFILSGVILGPHVFNLINIDKYPLGNQLILTIGAAYILYDGGREIELKVLNKVKVSVLLLATVGVAISTGITGFFAAKIFNINIMYALLVGSIIASTDPSVLVPLFKNMNISSKLKQTIISESAFNDAAGAIITFSIIGALSGQAVSVGTSLLQLLKSAGGGILVGVIIGYVTTKLISKGRFGYLQEFSSETSLAAVMASYIIAEHFGFSGFMAVFILGMICGNKKMLNCHVPEEYYITNSRFKEVLTIILRMMIFVLLGTHIQFDVLAQYWKGALLVVFILIFISRPISVLISVLLDRKAKWNFREIIYLMWIRETGVIPAALAGMLVSVKFQHSDIISSVTFATIIITLTLQASTSKLLAKALKLES, encoded by the coding sequence ATGGAATCAACTACTGTAATATTAACAGAGAAATTATTAAAGTTATTAGTATTAGTTATTTTATCAGGGGTAATTAGTGCTAAAGTCAGTCAAAAAATTAAACTTCCTGATGTAGTATTATTTATATTATCTGGTGTAATACTAGGACCTCATGTTTTTAATTTAATTAATATAGATAAATATCCTTTGGGAAATCAATTAATTTTAACTATTGGTGCTGCTTACATTCTATATGATGGCGGTAGAGAAATTGAATTAAAAGTATTAAACAAAGTAAAAGTATCGGTTCTTCTTTTAGCAACAGTTGGAGTTGCAATATCAACTGGAATAACTGGATTCTTTGCAGCTAAAATATTTAATATAAATATAATGTACGCCCTTTTAGTAGGTTCTATAATAGCTTCAACAGATCCATCTGTTTTAGTTCCTTTATTTAAAAATATGAACATTAGTAGCAAATTAAAACAAACTATAATTTCTGAATCTGCATTTAACGATGCTGCTGGAGCAATTATAACATTTTCAATTATAGGTGCTTTAAGTGGTCAAGCTGTTTCAGTAGGCACTAGCTTACTACAATTACTTAAATCTGCTGGTGGCGGAATTTTAGTTGGTGTAATAATTGGTTATGTAACTACTAAACTTATTTCTAAAGGTAGATTTGGCTATCTTCAAGAATTTTCATCTGAAACTTCACTAGCTGCTGTTATGGCTTCTTATATTATAGCTGAACACTTTGGATTTAGTGGATTTATGGCAGTATTTATCTTAGGAATGATTTGTGGAAATAAGAAAATGCTAAACTGTCACGTTCCTGAAGAATACTACATTACTAATAGTAGATTTAAAGAAGTTTTAACTATAATTCTTAGAATGATGATCTTTGTACTTTTAGGAACTCACATACAATTCGATGTATTAGCTCAATATTGGAAAGGTGCTCTACTTGTAGTATTTATTCTAATATTTATATCTAGACCTATATCTGTTTTAATATCAGTTTTACTTGATAGAAAAGCTAAATGGAACTTTAGAGAAATAATATACCTTATGTGGATACGTGAAACTGGTGTAATTCCTGCTGCACTTGCTGGAATGCTTGTTTCAGTAAAATTCCAACATTCTGATATAATTTCTTCGGTTACATTTGCAACAATAATAATTACATTAACACTACAAGCAAGTACATCTAAACTTTTAGCAAAAGCTTTAAAATTAGAAAGTTAA
- a CDS encoding S8 family serine peptidase: protein MKKKKILSLIIAASIASSNLFAIGANAIELPYIGKVNSNMSSAKDLTDVLKEWKNFKYKGEGMVISIIDSGIDYRHKDMKLSDPSKAKIKNKNPEGKGKYFTDKVPYGYNYADKNQNIIDTGSMHGMHVSGIVAANGNSDEVSKFEAIQGIAPEAQLFAMKVFSNDPDYPSCNDEDVVAAITDSVKLGADVINMSLGSDAGFVKMTEPIQKAVKMAEENGVVVVISAGNSSYSTNPVKVPDIVDTAIIGAPSTAKEALSVASFENSKLNQSALTCKIGDRAKDFAYLVSEVSPIDKLKNEYELVDCNLGTKDDFKNKDVKGKIALIQRGENTFIEKKLNAQDAGAVAAIIYNKNGEKGYIGMATDPNVTIPSMFITNEDGKALKDSISKGGKIKFDNKKIRIDNPNKDNMSGFSSWGPAPSLDFKPQITAPGGNILSTVNDNNYKYMSGTSMAAPHTSGIMALILQRINSLDLKLSPKDKVELVKNLAINTSIPQVDEDSTEGKLPFSPRQQGAGLINALNLMKNNVVILDENNESTVALKQINETTKKFTLTFKNYGNKEEIYMPKDVYGVLTEQKDKTREMNIKDAKISFDKEEIVVPANGETKVTVTLTLPKDCPKGIFVEGFLNFMSKSTDTASIGIPYMGFYGNWDESAIIDKPVWEKDSYLKTTGVYKISNKDEILLGVIGKDKKTEDPIVNKDLIAISSKDKDVYVTPKMALLRNAKTIIVNVLDSKGNLIRTLNIDKNVNKDKWSPSPHDPLLDDNFEELSPWRWDLTYYNSSKGIYEKVPDGQYYFEIKAAIDYKDAKYQTVKLPVKVDSTAPQLIYKSSTETDNRNYTLRFKANENLSGIKNFKIKVNNDFYKDENNNTELKLKTNVKNEYCVNLKLLDGKNNVVIYGTDNAGNTSELPMSITANSLRITSPQTDSSLSSGEFTLNYTGDEKLLKEADHYSISVDNNVVEKNTKSLSYKLKNVTAGKHTITVEAYDKDNNKLSTSSINTVVENDNLYINFTGLKREGVFYKYPAAVVRGDLSTKVKSFKIQGKDVKVNKDLTFSQIIDLKDGQNKVEVLATDLKGKEHKYALNLYCDLTNPELTMEEKDEVITVDKNTTSYKVKCSVKDNNYGFKLFVNGNEIDSNKDLYDKSGEYETDVKLNAGKNIIEIKAVDRAGNTTIKKITVNRQ from the coding sequence ATGAAAAAAAAGAAAATTTTGAGCCTAATAATAGCGGCATCAATTGCATCTTCTAATCTATTTGCTATAGGGGCTAATGCAATAGAACTACCTTACATAGGTAAAGTTAATTCTAATATGTCATCTGCAAAAGATTTAACAGATGTATTAAAGGAATGGAAAAATTTCAAATATAAGGGTGAAGGTATGGTAATCTCTATAATTGATAGTGGTATTGATTATAGACATAAAGATATGAAACTTTCAGATCCTTCAAAAGCAAAAATAAAAAATAAAAATCCTGAAGGAAAAGGTAAATACTTTACAGATAAAGTTCCTTATGGATACAACTATGCTGACAAAAATCAAAATATTATAGATACTGGCAGTATGCATGGAATGCATGTATCTGGTATAGTAGCTGCTAACGGTAACAGTGATGAAGTTTCAAAATTTGAAGCTATTCAAGGAATAGCACCTGAAGCTCAATTATTTGCTATGAAAGTATTCTCTAATGATCCAGATTATCCAAGCTGTAACGATGAAGATGTAGTTGCTGCTATAACTGATTCTGTAAAACTTGGTGCTGATGTTATAAATATGAGTTTAGGTTCTGATGCAGGCTTTGTAAAAATGACTGAACCTATCCAAAAAGCTGTAAAAATGGCTGAAGAAAATGGAGTTGTTGTTGTAATATCTGCTGGTAACTCTAGCTATTCAACAAATCCAGTTAAAGTACCAGATATAGTTGATACAGCAATTATAGGAGCACCTTCTACAGCAAAGGAAGCTCTTAGTGTTGCATCTTTTGAAAATAGTAAACTAAATCAATCAGCATTAACATGTAAAATTGGTGACAGAGCTAAAGACTTTGCATACCTAGTATCAGAAGTAAGTCCTATAGATAAATTAAAAAATGAATATGAATTAGTTGACTGTAACTTAGGTACTAAAGATGATTTTAAAAATAAAGATGTCAAAGGAAAAATCGCTCTTATTCAAAGGGGAGAAAATACATTCATCGAAAAGAAACTAAATGCTCAAGATGCAGGTGCAGTTGCAGCAATTATATATAACAAAAATGGTGAAAAAGGATATATTGGCATGGCTACAGATCCTAACGTAACTATTCCTTCTATGTTTATAACAAATGAAGATGGTAAAGCACTTAAAGATTCAATCTCTAAAGGTGGAAAAATTAAGTTTGATAATAAAAAAATCCGTATAGATAATCCAAATAAAGATAATATGTCTGGATTCTCATCTTGGGGACCTGCTCCAAGTCTTGATTTTAAACCACAAATAACAGCACCAGGTGGAAACATATTATCAACAGTTAATGATAATAACTATAAATATATGTCCGGAACTTCAATGGCGGCACCACATACTTCCGGTATAATGGCACTTATATTACAACGTATTAATTCATTAGATTTAAAACTATCTCCAAAAGATAAAGTAGAACTTGTAAAAAATCTTGCCATAAATACATCTATACCTCAAGTTGATGAAGATTCTACAGAAGGTAAACTACCCTTCTCTCCAAGACAACAAGGAGCAGGACTTATAAATGCTTTAAACTTAATGAAAAACAACGTAGTAATTTTAGATGAAAACAATGAATCAACTGTAGCATTAAAACAAATTAATGAAACTACAAAAAAATTCACTCTAACATTTAAAAACTACGGAAACAAAGAAGAAATCTATATGCCTAAAGACGTGTACGGTGTATTAACTGAGCAAAAAGATAAGACAAGAGAAATGAATATAAAAGATGCCAAAATCTCTTTTGATAAAGAAGAAATAGTAGTACCAGCAAATGGCGAAACTAAAGTAACTGTTACATTAACACTTCCTAAAGATTGCCCTAAAGGAATATTTGTAGAAGGTTTCTTAAACTTCATGTCAAAATCCACTGATACTGCATCAATTGGCATACCTTACATGGGATTCTATGGTAACTGGGATGAATCAGCCATTATAGATAAACCTGTTTGGGAAAAAGATTCATACTTAAAAACAACAGGTGTTTATAAAATCTCAAACAAAGATGAAATTTTATTAGGTGTTATTGGTAAAGATAAAAAAACAGAAGATCCAATAGTAAATAAAGACCTTATCGCCATAAGTTCAAAAGATAAAGATGTTTATGTAACACCTAAAATGGCACTTCTTAGAAATGCTAAAACTATAATTGTTAATGTTTTAGATAGCAAAGGAAACTTAATTAGAACATTAAATATTGATAAAAACGTAAATAAAGATAAGTGGTCTCCATCCCCTCATGATCCACTTCTAGATGACAATTTTGAAGAATTATCTCCATGGAGATGGGATTTAACTTATTATAATTCATCTAAAGGAATTTATGAAAAAGTTCCTGATGGACAATACTATTTTGAAATAAAAGCAGCTATAGACTATAAAGACGCTAAATATCAAACTGTTAAATTACCTGTAAAAGTAGATTCTACAGCGCCTCAATTAATATATAAATCATCTACAGAAACTGATAATCGTAACTATACTTTAAGATTTAAAGCAAATGAAAATTTATCAGGCATTAAAAACTTTAAAATAAAGGTAAATAATGATTTTTATAAAGATGAAAATAATAATACTGAACTAAAATTAAAAACTAATGTAAAAAATGAATACTGTGTTAACTTAAAACTTTTAGATGGTAAAAATAATGTAGTTATATATGGTACTGATAATGCTGGAAATACTAGTGAACTTCCAATGTCAATAACTGCAAATTCTTTAAGAATAACTTCACCACAAACTGATTCTTCACTATCCTCTGGAGAATTCACTTTAAACTATACTGGAGATGAAAAACTTCTTAAAGAAGCTGATCACTACTCAATATCAGTAGACAATAATGTTGTAGAAAAGAATACTAAATCTCTTTCATACAAGCTTAAAAATGTAACTGCTGGAAAACACACTATTACTGTTGAAGCTTATGATAAAGACAATAATAAATTAAGCACATCTTCTATAAATACTGTTGTAGAAAATGATAACTTATATATAAACTTCACAGGATTAAAAAGAGAAGGTGTATTCTACAAATACCCTGCCGCTGTAGTAAGAGGTGATTTATCTACAAAAGTTAAATCATTTAAAATTCAAGGAAAAGATGTTAAAGTTAATAAAGACTTAACCTTTAGCCAAATAATAGACTTAAAAGACGGTCAAAATAAAGTTGAAGTTTTAGCTACTGATTTAAAAGGAAAAGAACATAAATATGCTTTAAATCTTTATTGTGACTTAACTAATCCAGAATTAACTATGGAAGAAAAAGATGAAGTTATAACAGTTGATAAAAATACTACATCTTACAAAGTTAAATGTTCCGTTAAAGATAATAACTACGGATTTAAATTATTTGTAAATGGTAATGAAATTGATTCAAACAAAGATTTGTATGATAAATCTGGCGAATATGAAACTGATGTTAAATTGAATGCTGGAAAAAATATTATAGAAATTAAAGCTGTAGATAGAGCCGGAAATACAACTATTAAAAAGATAACTGTAAATCGTCAATAA